A section of the Macadamia integrifolia cultivar HAES 741 chromosome 9, SCU_Mint_v3, whole genome shotgun sequence genome encodes:
- the LOC122089604 gene encoding B3 domain-containing protein At2g33720-like: MAVRRRQGERERERGAEAEESDLLKLKLYTDPWVVKKKLRESDLSNHLSRVILPRDQVEKHVMPFLNSKERHDVVESGRGLWVSVKDWDTDTYHLLNFMMWKSNRSYKLGHRWIPEFVDRRRLGKDDVIGMFWDGSTRCFYFSVLERSPPPPPDAADEQFIMATTPPPPDPYLCKFASENLHLSQPMPEP; encoded by the coding sequence ATGGCAGTGAGGAGAAggcaaggagaaagagaaagagaaagaggggcAGAAGCAGAAGAGAGTGATCTGTTGAAGCTGAAGCTGTACACGGATCCATGGGTTGTCAAGAAGAAGCTGAGGGAGAGTGATCTCAGTAATCATCTGAGCAGAGTTATATTGCCAAGAGATCAGGTAGAGAAGCATGTGATGCCATTCCTTAATTCTAAGGAACGCCATGATGTGGTCGAGAGCGGTAGAGGACTTTGGGTCTCGGTGAAGGATTGGGATACAGACACCTACCATTTGTTGAACTTCATGATGTGGAAGAGTAACCGTTCTTACAAGCTTGGGCATAGATGGATTCCAGAGTTCGTGGATAGAAGAAGACTTGGGAAGGACGATGTGATCGGGATGTTTTGGGACGGTTCCACTCGGTGTTTCTATTTCAGTGTCCTTGAGagatctcctcctcctcctccggaTGCTGCTGATGAGCAATTCATCATGGCAACAACCCCTCCTCCTCCTGATCCTTATCTCTGCAAATTCGCAAGTGAAAACCTCCATCTCAGCCAGCCTATGCCTGAACCATGA